Proteins from one Candidatus Krumholzibacteriia bacterium genomic window:
- a CDS encoding TlpA disulfide reductase family protein, which produces MPTRLFLLCVLLFGACDGGGTADPGPSGPTTDDSVCPENSWPPCDGPAEDRETSALPGSFAPPVRGVDQFGDEVSLRQFRGTPVVLNVGATWCAPCREDAANFEEVRDFLSASLDAPLWFVEVLEDARSRPRQVDWANTYGIDEPVLGGEGAWKASVDLLIDTFPTKIVLDHEHRIVGRVEGSGQWEQVLVWLLEAERRRTETR; this is translated from the coding sequence ATGCCCACACGACTGTTCCTGCTCTGCGTGCTCCTGTTCGGCGCCTGCGACGGCGGCGGCACCGCCGACCCTGGCCCGTCCGGGCCCACGACGGACGACTCCGTCTGTCCCGAGAACTCCTGGCCACCCTGCGACGGACCGGCCGAGGATCGCGAGACGAGCGCCCTGCCCGGCTCCTTCGCGCCTCCGGTGCGCGGCGTCGACCAGTTCGGCGACGAGGTCAGCCTGCGGCAGTTCCGGGGCACGCCGGTCGTGCTGAACGTCGGCGCGACGTGGTGCGCTCCCTGCCGGGAGGACGCGGCCAACTTCGAAGAGGTCCGGGATTTCCTGAGCGCGTCGCTCGACGCGCCATTGTGGTTCGTCGAAGTGCTCGAGGACGCGCGCTCGCGGCCCCGGCAGGTGGACTGGGCGAACACCTACGGGATCGACGAGCCCGTGCTGGGCGGTGAAGGCGCGTGGAAGGCCAGCGTGGACCTGCTGATCGACACCTTTCCCACGAAGATCGTGCTCGACCACGAGCATCGGATCGTGGGGCGTGTCGAGGGGTCGGGGCAGTGGGAGCAGGTCCTGGTGTGGCTGCTCGAAGCCGAGCGCCGACGCACCGAGACCCGCTGA
- a CDS encoding redoxin domain-containing protein: MVRPVLLALLLATGLAAPPAAAQLAVGDSAPDFTLFDTDGVQRSLSDYGDSVVVLFFVGWG; encoded by the coding sequence GTGGTCCGTCCCGTCCTGCTCGCTCTGCTCCTGGCGACGGGCCTCGCCGCCCCGCCCGCCGCGGCTCAGCTCGCCGTGGGCGACTCGGCCCCCGACTTCACGCTCTTCGACACCGACGGTGTCCAACGCAGCCTGAGCGACTACGGCGACAGCGTCGTCGTGCTGTTCTTCGTCGGCTGGGGCTGA
- a CDS encoding FlgD immunoglobulin-like domain containing protein, with translation MQFLALDCWNGTKSQAESFVANTGITYPLLRDAGGVTNDYAGGYDYVYVVGGDGRVTHRNLSGWNTSEVQTAIESALDELIATSAPPAREAVQLRGPWPNPFNPRTELRIEIPGGGDVVSLFVHDARGRRVRTVLDGMVTDEAALSVVWDGADDDGASVPSGVYHFRLVTGAGTDVRKGVLIR, from the coding sequence GTGCAGTTCCTCGCCCTGGACTGCTGGAACGGCACCAAGTCGCAGGCCGAGAGCTTCGTCGCGAACACGGGGATCACCTACCCCCTGCTGCGCGACGCAGGCGGCGTGACCAACGACTACGCCGGGGGTTACGACTACGTCTACGTGGTCGGCGGCGACGGGCGCGTCACCCACCGCAACCTGAGCGGCTGGAACACGAGCGAGGTGCAGACCGCGATCGAGTCCGCGCTCGACGAGCTGATCGCCACGTCGGCACCGCCCGCTCGCGAGGCCGTGCAGCTCCGCGGGCCGTGGCCGAATCCCTTCAATCCACGCACGGAGTTGCGGATCGAGATTCCGGGTGGGGGTGACGTCGTGTCGTTGTTCGTGCACGATGCCCGCGGCCGGCGCGTCCGCACGGTGCTCGACGGCATGGTGACCGACGAGGCCGCGCTCTCGGTCGTGTGGGACGGCGCCGACGACGACGGCGCCTCGGTACCGAGCGGCGTGTACCACTTCCGCCTGGTCACCGGCGCGGGTACCGACGTGCGCAAGGGAGTGTTGATCCGATGA
- a CDS encoding TlpA disulfide reductase family protein — MRAFVLALMLTVAPSAAAAELGEAHDFRLRTVEGSIMTLDDALAEGPIILDFWATWCAPCRIALPRWVELADRYAEHGVRLITVSQDDPRSQPKILPYLRSQGFEFPVLLDGDKQVGRRYRVTSLPTTFLIASDGTIVTHHVGYREGDEREVEADLRELLDLDPLEEESR, encoded by the coding sequence ATGAGAGCCTTCGTGCTCGCGCTGATGCTGACCGTGGCGCCCTCCGCTGCGGCCGCCGAACTGGGCGAGGCCCACGACTTCCGCCTGCGGACGGTCGAGGGCTCCATCATGACCCTCGACGACGCCCTCGCCGAGGGGCCGATCATCCTCGACTTCTGGGCCACGTGGTGTGCGCCGTGCAGGATCGCCCTGCCGCGCTGGGTGGAGTTGGCCGATCGCTACGCCGAGCACGGCGTGCGCCTGATCACCGTGAGCCAGGACGACCCGCGCAGTCAGCCGAAGATCCTTCCCTACCTGCGCAGCCAGGGCTTCGAGTTCCCCGTGCTGCTCGACGGCGACAAGCAGGTCGGGCGTCGCTACCGCGTCACGAGCCTGCCCACGACCTTCCTGATCGCGTCCGACGGAACGATCGTCACCCACCACGTGGGCTACCGCGAGGGCGACGAACGCGAGGTCGAGGCCGACCTCCGCGAGCTGCTGGACCTGGATCCACTCGAGGAGGAATCGCGCTGA